A single genomic interval of Juglans regia cultivar Chandler chromosome 1, Walnut 2.0, whole genome shotgun sequence harbors:
- the LOC109009210 gene encoding uncharacterized protein LOC109009210, giving the protein MTVKVRGKDLDNRWVVPHNPYLLAKFDCHLNVEICSTIKAVKYLYKYIYKGHDRVAFNLIPGQNIQDIDEIQQFQSARWIAPPEAMWRIYGFILNEMHPSVYSLHLHLEDQHLVAFHAHDNLNNVLRSDFTAKSMLTEFFSTNQANENARNLLYKEFPEAFVWNQQHKIWTPRKKKIIIGRIVTASPFESERYYLRILLNHIRGPLSFDHIKTVGNVTAPTFREAATLHGLLQRDTSLQDCMQEASLYQIPHSLRRLFATILVYWNPTNPRELWEYFEQDMSSDFQTSVATSADIRTKVLRSISSTLESMGKDINMFHLIEHDVSFDQNETEVREINDEFTVLMPEEDLMASMSLNSEQQHTYESILQKVLLNESAAFFIDGPGGTGKTFLYKALLATVRSRNLIALATASSGVAASILPGG; this is encoded by the coding sequence ATGACTGTCAAAGTCAGAGGTAAAGATTTAGATAACCGTTGGGTTGTTCCACATAATCCATATCTCCTCGCAAAATTTGATTGTCACTTGAATGTAGAAATTTGCTCAACAATCAAAGCAGTCAAATAcctttataagtacatttataAAGGTCATGATCGTGTTGCTTTCAACTTGATTCCTGGACAAAACATCCAAGATATagatgaaatccaacaatttcaaTCAGCCAGATGGATTGCTCCACCAGAagctatgtggagaatatatggTTTTATTCTTAATGAAATGCATCCATCAGTTTACAGTTTACATCTACATCTTGAAGATCAACATCTGGTAGCTTTTCATGCACATGACAACCTTAACAATGTTCTGAGATCTGATTTTACGGCAAAATCAATGTTGACTGAATTCTTTTCAACAAATCAAGCTAATGAAAATGCACGAAACCTACTGTACAAAGAATTTCCTGAAGCTTTTGTTTGGAACCAGCAACACAAAATATGGActccaagaaagaagaaaattattataGGCCGCATTGTTACAGCAAGTCCATTCGAAAGTGAAAGGTATTACTTACGGATATTGTTAAATCATATAAGAGGCCCTTTATCATTTGACCACATCAAAACAGTTGGCAATGTCACTGCACCAACCTTTCGTGAAGCAGCTACATTACATGGTTTGTTACAAAGAGATACCAGTTTACAAGATTGTATGCAAGAGGCTTCCTTATACCAAATACCACACAGTTTAAGACggttatttgcaacaattttagtATACTGGAATCCAACAAATCCTAGAGAACTTTGGGAATATTTTGAACAAGATATGTCAAGTGATTTCCAAACAAGTGTTGCAACATCAGCAGATATTAGGACAAAAGTCTTACGAAGCATCTCTTCTACACTTGAATCGATGGGAAAAGACATAAACATGTTTCATTTAATAGAACATGATGTCTCTTTTGATCAGAACGAAACTGAAGttagagaaataaatgatgaatttacAGTTCTGATGCCAGAAGAAGATCTTATGGCTTCGATGAGTCTTAATTCTGAACAACAACACACATATGAATCAATTTTGCAGAAAGTACTTCTAAATGAATCTGCTGCATTTTTCATTGATGGTCCGGGTGGAACAGGGAAAACATTCTTATATAAAGCACTTCTCGCTACAGTAAGATCAAGAAACTTAATTGCTCTTGCAACTGCATCGTCTGGTGTTGCTGCATCTATTTTACCTGGGGGTTGA